From Oncorhynchus mykiss isolate Arlee chromosome 6, USDA_OmykA_1.1, whole genome shotgun sequence, the proteins below share one genomic window:
- the LOC110525870 gene encoding bone morphogenetic protein 10-like, whose translation MADNGLSRLEATSITRTPFPLLPLLLLMWPLSGQGSPISLAPERHRPAPGLGDGHGGVIDPSLLEQDRDVDMQSLLESLRTFNLSGLGPPAQAPGSVRVEPPEYMMELYNRFANDHTAMPTANIIRSFKNEDSSPCSLGSRGVRQHPLLFNVSIPHNERITAAELRLYTLVQTDRNLYAGVDRKVTIYELEQQDGTGEDNRTAKDTERGGAGGRGGGREELVELASRQVYGTDNGWEAFDLTAAVQHWRKSEYSTTHRLEVHIASLTSEGERGPTLADGEGEGEGRRIFRGDMEIDTSPDDKHKPLMIIFSDDQSGDHRDDKRELNEMIGHETSEAVLQGDLELNRLWGELGRAGGEEEEEEEEEQDEEALLQMRSNLIYDTASRIRRNAKVNQCKKQSLYVEFKDIGWDSWILAPAGYEAFECSGICTYPLTKHVTPTKHAIVQTLVSMKSPQKVTRACCVPTKLDPISLLYMDDTGVVTYKYKFEGMVVAECGCR comes from the exons ATGGCGGACAATGGGCTCTCCAGGCTAGAGGCCACCTCTATCACCAGGACCCCCTTCCCCCTGCTCCCCTTGCTGCTCCTGATGTGGCCCCTGTCTGGGCAGGGCAGCCCCATCTCCCTGGCCCCAGAGAGACATCGCCCTGCTCCAGGTCTGGGAGATGGCCACGGGGGCGTCATAGACCCATCTCTGTTGGAGCAGGACAGGGACGTGGACATGCAGAGCCTGCTGGAGAGCCTCCGGACCTTCAATTTGTCTGGCCTGGGCCCTCCCGCCCAGGCACCTGGCAGTGTCCGTGTGGAGCCGCCCGAGTACATGATGGAGCTGTACAACCGCTTCGCCAACGACCACACCGCCATGCCCACCGCCAACATCATCCGCAGCTTCAAGAACGAAG ACTCGTCTCCCTGCAGTTTGGGTAGTAGAGGGGTGAGACAACACCCTCTGCTCTTCAACGTATCCATACCCCACAATGAGCGTATCACCGCCGCAGAGCTGCGTCTCTATACTTTGGTCCAGACCGATCGCAACCTCTACGCTGGGGTCGACCGCAAGGTGACCATCTACGAGCTGGAGCAGCAGGACGGAACAggagaggacaacagaacagCGAAGGACAccgagagaggaggagcaggaggaagaggtggaggacgGGAGGAGTTAGTAGAGCTGGCATCACGGCAGGTCTATGGTACTGATAACGGCTGGGAGGCCTTTGACCTAACTGCTGCCGTCCAACACTGGCGCAAGTCAGAGTACAGCACCACCCACAGGCTGGAGGTCCACATAGCAAGCCTGACTTCCGAGGGGGAAAGAGGGCCGACACTAGCAGAcggtgagggagaaggagaggggaggaggatatTCAGGGGAGACATGGAGATAGACACCAGCCCAGATGACAAACACAAACCCCTGATGATTATCTTCTCCGACGACCAGAGCGGTGATCACCGCGATGACAAGCGGGAGCTGAACGAGATGATTGGACACGAGACCTCGGAAGCGGTGCTTCAGGGTGACCTGGAGCTGAATAGGCTGTGGGGGGAGCTGGGCCGGGCGGGGggcgaggaagaggaggaagaggaggaggagcaggacgaAGAGGCCCTGCTCCAGATGCGCTCCAATCTGATCTATGACACGGCCTCCAGAATCCGCCGCAACGCCAAGGTCAACCAGTGTAAGAAGCAGTCGCTGTACGTGGAGTTTAAAGACATCGGCTGGGACAGCTGGATCCTAGCGCCTGCCGGGTACGAGGCCTTTGAGTGCAGTGGCATCTGTACATACCCGCTGACCAAACACGTGACGCCCACCAAGCACGCCATCGTCCAGACACTGGTGAGCATGAAGAGCCCACAGAAGGTGACGCGGGCCTGCTGCGTGCCCACCAAGCTGGATCCCATCTCCCTGCTTTACATGGATGACACCGGAGTAGTCACGTACAAGTATAAGTTTGagggcatggtggtggcagagtgTGGCTGCAGATAG